AGTATTCGGCCGATCGATTCAGGGGGGCAACCATGCGACGGGTCACGGTGCTGGTGGTCGACAATCACCGGATGCTGCGGGAAGCGCTGGTCGGCATGCTGGAGCTGTCCGGCTTCGAGGTGGTCGGCACGGTGGCCGACGGCGCCGACGCCACCTCAATGGCCGCCGAGCTGGCGCCCGACGTGGTCCTGATGGACCTGTCCATGCCGGTCCTGAACGGCCTGGACGTGACC
This is a stretch of genomic DNA from Actinomycetota bacterium. It encodes these proteins:
- a CDS encoding response regulator transcription factor, whose product is MRRVTVLVVDNHRMLREALVGMLELSGFEVVGTVADGADATSMAAELAPDVVLMDLSMPVLNGLDVTRLLREVAPATAIVIFSAFDSAELRRQAYAAGAVAYLPKGCSNERLRATLEAAVTVAGSNLHRA